The proteins below come from a single Nocardioides eburneiflavus genomic window:
- a CDS encoding NAD(P)/FAD-dependent oxidoreductase: protein MNIVIVGAGLAGVNAAEELRVQGHTGDITLIGAEPHPPYERPPLSKSLLLGAADPDSTFVHDSAWYAEHQVDLLTSTPVTDIDLDTRRVTLADRQLPYDRLLLSTGAQPRHLPIADRSGADVVYLRTLDDALALNARLAGHVLIIGAGWIGLEVASAARQAGATVTVVENAPQPLATVLGPLVAPIFADLHREHGVDLRLDSSLAAIDHTAGRTSVRLSDGHELVPDLILVSIGAEPDDQLAAKAGLGTDHGILVDADLRASDPHVYAAGDVANHDHPLLGRIRVEHWDTSIHHGRHAARSMLGHDQPYARQPYFFSDQYDLGMEYVGHVGPDGYDDVVVRGDLHQRVFTTFWLRGTTVLAAMHVNDWDAIEAIRHIVAAPTVDATALRDASVPLDSLVGEARGRE, encoded by the coding sequence ATGAACATCGTCATCGTCGGAGCCGGGCTGGCCGGCGTGAACGCCGCCGAAGAGCTCCGAGTCCAGGGGCACACCGGCGACATCACCCTCATCGGCGCCGAACCGCACCCGCCCTACGAACGGCCGCCGCTGTCCAAGAGCCTGCTGTTGGGCGCCGCCGACCCCGACTCCACGTTCGTCCATGACAGTGCCTGGTACGCCGAGCACCAGGTCGACCTGCTCACCAGCACGCCTGTCACCGACATCGACCTGGACACCCGCCGGGTCACTCTCGCGGACCGGCAGCTGCCCTACGACCGACTCCTCCTCAGCACCGGAGCCCAACCGCGTCACCTGCCGATCGCAGACCGATCAGGCGCCGACGTCGTCTACCTCCGCACCCTCGATGACGCCCTCGCTCTCAACGCCCGCCTCGCAGGCCACGTCCTGATCATCGGCGCCGGCTGGATCGGCCTCGAGGTCGCTTCCGCAGCCCGGCAGGCGGGAGCCACTGTCACTGTCGTCGAGAACGCCCCGCAACCGCTGGCCACTGTCCTCGGCCCCCTCGTGGCACCGATCTTCGCCGACCTCCACCGCGAGCACGGCGTCGACCTGCGCCTCGACTCCTCGCTCGCAGCCATCGACCACACCGCCGGCCGCACCAGCGTGCGGCTCTCCGACGGTCATGAACTCGTCCCCGACCTGATCCTGGTCAGCATCGGTGCCGAACCCGACGACCAGCTGGCAGCCAAGGCCGGCCTCGGCACCGACCACGGCATCCTGGTCGACGCCGACCTCCGCGCCAGCGACCCCCACGTCTACGCCGCCGGCGACGTGGCGAACCACGACCACCCCCTCCTCGGCCGGATCCGCGTCGAACACTGGGACACCTCCATCCATCACGGTCGCCACGCCGCCCGCAGCATGCTCGGCCACGACCAGCCCTACGCCCGCCAGCCCTACTTCTTCAGCGACCAGTACGACCTCGGCATGGAGTACGTCGGCCACGTCGGCCCCGACGGCTACGACGACGTGGTCGTCCGCGGAGACCTCCACCAACGCGTCTTCACCACCTTCTGGCTCCGCGGCACCACCGTGCTCGCTGCCATGCACGTCAACGACTGGGACGCGATCGAGGCCATCCGTCACATCGTCGCGGCACCCACAGTGGACGCGACTGCCCTCCGAGACGCCAGCGTGCCGCTGGACTCCCTGGTCGGCGAGGCCCGTGGCCGGGAGTAG
- a CDS encoding DUF6069 family protein, translating to MSARRLVATGLAAAIAAAALNAGLAAVARAAGVDLEVTGGEVVPVSGIAFVTAAFSLVGVVLAAALRRWSDRPVQWWWRTTIALTAASLVPPFLAATDTATALTLALLHLVAAALVVPVVARTLRPTA from the coding sequence GTGAGCGCCCGACGACTCGTCGCCACCGGGCTCGCCGCCGCCATCGCGGCCGCGGCACTCAACGCAGGCCTCGCGGCCGTCGCGCGAGCCGCCGGGGTCGACCTCGAGGTCACCGGGGGCGAGGTCGTGCCGGTGTCCGGGATCGCGTTCGTCACCGCCGCGTTCTCCCTGGTCGGCGTCGTCCTCGCGGCAGCGCTGCGGCGGTGGAGCGACCGGCCGGTGCAGTGGTGGTGGCGCACGACCATCGCCTTGACCGCGGCCTCCCTGGTCCCGCCGTTCCTGGCCGCGACCGACACCGCCACGGCCCTGACCCTCGCGCTGCTCCACCTGGTCGCCGCGGCGCTGGTGGTGCCCGTGGTCGCGCGAACCCTCCGGCCGACCGCCTGA
- the folE gene encoding GTP cyclohydrolase I FolE has translation MNGTTALARDSAAPRRWRPRVTHTRPQVDPAAAEEAAAWLLTALGLDLENESLTATPRRMAQALIEMTSAPSFDLTTFPNDEDYDELVLVQDIPLQSLCEHHMLPFVGVAHVGYLPGDRILGLSKLARMVEHHARRPQTQERLTKRIADHLQDALEPCGVGVVIEAEHTCMTLRGARTPGTRTTTSALFGRLRDDARSRAEFLALTRSTP, from the coding sequence GTGAACGGCACCACCGCACTGGCTCGGGACAGTGCAGCGCCCCGACGGTGGCGGCCGCGCGTCACGCACACGCGGCCGCAGGTGGACCCGGCGGCGGCCGAGGAGGCCGCCGCCTGGCTCCTCACCGCACTCGGGCTGGACCTCGAGAACGAGAGCCTGACCGCCACGCCGCGCCGGATGGCGCAAGCGCTGATCGAGATGACCAGCGCACCCAGCTTCGACCTCACCACCTTCCCCAACGACGAGGACTACGACGAGCTGGTCCTGGTCCAGGACATCCCGCTGCAGTCGCTGTGCGAGCACCACATGCTCCCCTTCGTCGGGGTCGCCCACGTCGGCTACCTCCCCGGCGACCGGATCCTCGGACTGTCCAAGCTCGCTCGCATGGTCGAGCACCACGCCCGCCGCCCACAGACCCAGGAACGCCTGACCAAACGCATCGCCGACCATCTCCAGGACGCGCTGGAACCCTGCGGCGTCGGCGTCGTGATCGAGGCCGAGCACACCTGCATGACCTTGCGCGGTGCCCGCACCCCCGGCACCCGCACCACCACCTCCGCACTGTTCGGCCGGTTGCGCGACGACGCACGCAGCCGCGCTGAGTTCCTCGCCCTCACCCGGAGCACGCCATGA
- a CDS encoding CYTH and CHAD domain-containing protein, producing the protein MANDSWTEVERTFDVDAATVLPTMVDVDGVARVGQAVELELEAVYFDTVDLDLTRRGVTVRRRTGGADAGWHLKLPRVGDTRIEVRRPLGRATRTVPPPLLEPVRAMVRDRRLVPVARIATRRRERALLDADGAVLAHVCDDHVRTEQLHLGDRVDEWREWEVELVAGDHTLLDRVEELFRDAGAEPAQATSKLARTLADHLPPAPSRTRKKELRRSTAGAAVTHRLDRQVDRLLAQDRRVRSGEEGSVHKMRIAARRLRSALKTYGPLFDDATATDSLGQELRWLGQALAPARDAQVLRERLIELVAAEPDHLVLGPVAAVIDDDLRAAERDAREATLVALEGQRYFRLLDALDELVQAPSFTAEAEKAARKVFPRLLHRDAKRLRRSVKEVRRAESGEKHDVALHDARKKAKRLRYAAESMTPVLGKRADELAASVKVIQRVLGQFQDTVMSRRVLRDYGARAHVEGHNGFTYGRLHMLEEARAEAAVREFDDAWTRLSLKGLRRR; encoded by the coding sequence ATGGCGAACGATTCGTGGACCGAGGTCGAGCGCACCTTCGACGTCGACGCCGCGACCGTCCTTCCGACGATGGTCGATGTCGACGGTGTGGCACGGGTGGGCCAGGCGGTCGAGCTCGAGCTCGAGGCGGTGTACTTCGACACGGTCGACCTCGACCTGACCCGCCGCGGTGTCACCGTACGACGCCGGACCGGTGGCGCCGACGCGGGATGGCACCTGAAGCTGCCCCGCGTCGGCGACACGAGGATCGAGGTGCGGCGGCCCTTGGGTCGGGCCACCCGGACGGTCCCACCACCTCTGCTCGAGCCGGTCCGAGCGATGGTGCGAGACCGCCGCCTGGTCCCGGTCGCACGGATCGCCACGCGTCGCCGCGAGCGCGCACTGCTCGACGCCGACGGCGCCGTGCTGGCCCATGTCTGCGACGACCACGTACGCACCGAACAGCTCCACCTCGGCGACCGGGTGGACGAGTGGCGCGAGTGGGAGGTCGAGCTGGTCGCGGGCGACCACACCCTCCTCGACCGGGTCGAGGAGCTGTTCCGCGATGCCGGGGCCGAGCCGGCTCAGGCGACGTCGAAGCTGGCTCGGACACTCGCCGACCACCTCCCCCCTGCGCCGTCGCGGACACGGAAGAAGGAGCTCCGCCGGTCGACCGCCGGAGCCGCCGTCACGCACCGGCTGGACCGGCAGGTCGACCGGCTGCTCGCGCAGGACCGGCGGGTCAGGTCCGGCGAGGAAGGGTCCGTGCACAAGATGCGCATCGCCGCGCGGCGGCTGCGATCGGCCCTCAAGACGTACGGTCCGCTCTTCGACGACGCCACTGCCACCGACTCGCTGGGCCAGGAGCTGCGGTGGCTCGGCCAGGCGCTCGCCCCGGCGCGGGACGCCCAGGTCCTCCGAGAACGTCTGATCGAGCTGGTCGCGGCCGAGCCGGATCACCTGGTGCTCGGTCCGGTGGCCGCTGTCATCGACGACGATCTGAGGGCGGCTGAGCGGGATGCGCGTGAAGCGACGCTGGTCGCACTCGAGGGCCAGCGCTACTTCAGGCTCCTGGACGCCCTCGACGAGCTCGTGCAGGCTCCGTCCTTCACGGCCGAGGCGGAGAAGGCGGCCCGGAAGGTGTTCCCCCGGCTGCTGCACCGCGACGCCAAGCGACTCCGCCGTTCGGTGAAGGAGGTCCGACGCGCGGAGTCCGGTGAGAAGCACGACGTCGCCCTGCACGATGCCCGCAAGAAGGCGAAGCGCCTGCGCTACGCCGCCGAGTCCATGACCCCGGTCCTCGGGAAGCGAGCCGACGAGCTGGCAGCGTCGGTGAAGGTGATCCAGCGAGTCCTCGGTCAGTTCCAGGACACGGTGATGTCACGCCGGGTCCTGCGTGACTACGGTGCGCGTGCCCACGTGGAGGGACACAACGGCTTCACCTACGGCCGCCTGCACATGCTCGAGGAGGCGAGAGCCGAGGCGGCCGTACGCGAGTTCGACGACGCCTGGACGCGGTTGTCCCTCAAGGGGCTGCGACGCCGGTGA
- a CDS encoding RNA polymerase subunit sigma-70, which produces MTVDMGVEEVGVSSLDDMDEASFSAAAEPHRRELHVHCYRMLGSFQDAEDAVQETFLKAWRARGTYEGRATFRAWLYRIATNTCLDLLAGRRPEPATGGEVRWLQPYPDSLLDELPAAGADEPEALAVARETIELAYVVAVQHLAPRPRAVLVLRDVLGWPAKDVADLLGDSVNSVNSALQRARAGMREHLPAERHEWTGADGDEDSRELVRRFTEASVAADLDAIAALMRDDVRYSMPPWEGLVVGRDAVVADWTANGYPEMRGLRAVTTAVNRQPAIAYYLWREQEDAYVALTLDVLRISGGQVTEVTIFDADRFGSLGLPERLVDDGAAQ; this is translated from the coding sequence ATGACGGTCGACATGGGGGTGGAGGAGGTCGGTGTGAGCAGCCTGGACGACATGGACGAGGCGAGCTTCTCCGCGGCAGCCGAGCCGCACCGACGCGAGCTGCACGTGCACTGCTACCGGATGCTCGGGTCGTTCCAGGACGCCGAGGACGCGGTGCAGGAGACCTTCCTCAAGGCGTGGCGGGCGCGCGGGACGTACGAGGGGCGCGCGACCTTCCGGGCGTGGCTCTACCGGATCGCGACCAACACGTGCCTCGACCTGCTGGCCGGCCGTCGCCCCGAGCCGGCCACCGGCGGGGAGGTGCGGTGGCTGCAGCCGTACCCCGACAGCCTCCTCGACGAGCTGCCCGCGGCCGGCGCCGACGAGCCCGAGGCGCTCGCTGTGGCGCGGGAGACGATCGAGCTGGCGTACGTCGTGGCGGTGCAGCACCTGGCTCCGCGCCCGCGAGCCGTGCTGGTCCTGCGCGACGTGCTCGGCTGGCCGGCGAAGGACGTCGCCGACCTGCTCGGCGACTCGGTCAACTCGGTCAACAGCGCCCTCCAGCGCGCCCGCGCCGGGATGCGCGAGCACCTGCCCGCCGAGCGGCACGAGTGGACGGGCGCCGACGGGGACGAGGACAGCCGCGAGCTGGTGCGCCGCTTCACCGAGGCCAGCGTGGCGGCCGACCTCGACGCCATCGCCGCCCTGATGCGCGACGACGTCCGCTACTCGATGCCGCCCTGGGAGGGCCTCGTGGTCGGCCGGGACGCCGTCGTCGCGGACTGGACGGCCAACGGCTACCCCGAGATGAGGGGCCTGCGCGCCGTCACCACGGCGGTCAACCGCCAGCCGGCGATCGCCTACTACCTGTGGCGCGAGCAGGAGGACGCGTACGTCGCCCTGACGCTCGACGTGCTCCGCATCTCCGGCGGCCAGGTCACCGAGGTCACCATCTTCGACGCCGACCGGTTCGGGTCGCTCGGGCTGCCCGAGCGGCTCGTCGACGACGGGGCCGCACAGTGA
- a CDS encoding RNA polymerase sigma factor → MNPTTPDVLPPPSDDAWLSDLTDDGPAGQQALGHLHQLLLRAARHQVWRLRNLLPGAGAGELEDLAQQAADDALVAVLRQLGTFEGRSRFSTWAYKFGVLHAGVAVRRQAWRHREVPLPDTIALVDSSPGPEMHSEGAQLARAVRAAIASELTPHQRRVVLALLVEEVPIDVLADRMGSTRNALYKTLHDARRRMRAALTDSGHLENRTHRSTP, encoded by the coding sequence GTGAACCCGACCACCCCGGACGTGTTGCCTCCGCCCTCGGATGACGCGTGGCTGAGCGACCTGACCGATGACGGCCCAGCCGGTCAGCAGGCGTTGGGACACCTTCACCAGCTGCTGCTGCGCGCTGCCCGGCACCAGGTCTGGCGGCTGCGCAATCTGCTGCCGGGAGCCGGCGCCGGGGAGCTGGAGGATCTGGCCCAGCAGGCCGCCGACGACGCCCTGGTCGCGGTGCTGCGTCAGTTGGGCACCTTCGAGGGACGCAGCCGCTTCAGCACCTGGGCCTACAAGTTCGGGGTGCTGCACGCGGGCGTCGCGGTGCGCCGCCAGGCGTGGCGGCACCGAGAGGTCCCCCTCCCTGACACGATCGCCCTGGTCGACAGCTCGCCGGGCCCGGAGATGCACAGCGAGGGCGCACAGCTGGCCCGGGCCGTGCGGGCTGCGATCGCCAGCGAGCTCACACCACACCAGCGACGTGTGGTGCTGGCGCTGCTCGTGGAGGAGGTGCCGATCGACGTGCTGGCCGACCGGATGGGCAGCACCCGCAACGCCCTCTACAAGACCTTGCACGACGCCCGCCGCCGAATGCGGGCGGCGCTCACCGACAGCGGCCATCTTGAGAACCGCACGCACCGGAGCACACCATGA